The segment TTGAAAATGACGTCTGACAGCTCATTTAACTCAAACTTCGCTACATAGCCGTCGGCACCGACTTTGCGAACGTGATCTTCGTTGGCGCTGCCTGAGAGAGAAGAGTGAATGACCACCGGCAGCGTTTTCAGCGTCGGATCGCGCTTGATGTTGCGGGTCAGCGTAAAGCCATCCATCTCCGGCATCTCCAGGTCGGTCAGCACCAGCGCAATTTTGTCGCGAATCGATTCGCCCGCGGCCTGCGCTTCCTGGTTCATCAGTTTGATTTTTTCCCAGGCATCCAGACCGGTGTTAAACATCAGTGCCGGAATGCCCATGCTTTTCAGGCCCTGTTCCAGCAGCTGTCGTGCCACTTTGGAGTCTTCTGCCACGATAGCGACCGCACCGGGGCGATAGGGGAAGGCACGCGGCAGGGCCGCTTCTGGTTCAACGCCACGCACCGAAGGAATGATGTCATACAGGATCTGCTCAACGTCCAGCACCATCGCCAGCTCGTTGCTCTGCTTGTCGCTGTCCAGACAGGCAATACTGGTGATATTGCGGCCGCCAATACCGGCTTCAGCGGTGTGGACCTGGCTCCAGTCGAGACGCACGATGTTCTCTACCGACTCCACGGCAAAAGCCTGGGTGTTTCGCGCATATTCGGTAACCAGCAGCAGGTTAAGACCGGTTTCCGGAACACAGCCCGTCACGGCAGGCAGGTCGATGACCGGGATAAACTGACCCCGGATGCTCGCCATACCCAACAGCGGTGAACGCATGCCGGCCGCTTTGGTGATGGGGGGCATCGGCACGATTTCACGCAGCTTGAAGACGTTAATGCCAAAGAGCTCCGACTTGCCTTTGAGCTGGTCGGAACCTAAGCGAAACAGCAGCAGTTCAAACTTGTTTGATAACGCGAGGTTCGCTCTTTCATCGATCTCTTTTTGAAAATTATCCATGGTTGCCTCTGCATTAACGCAGCTGGTGAAATAGGGTGTGAACAGGTTATCGGCAGCAAACGGAAAAAAGTGAGAAGAGAAGGGTGAAATAAAACGGACGCCCATTATTGTGCCAGGCTTAATGCTGAAGGTTCAGCATGGACACCTTTCCAATAAAGGAGTGTGAAATGAAAAAAGTGATTTTAGCGTCATTGCTGGTGTTGATGAGTGCAGGGGTATCGGCCGAAGAGGGTGGATTCAAAGCCGGTGATACGCCACCGCCGCAGCATAAGCAGGATGCGGGTTATAAAGGTTCAGAAGATACCGGTCAGACGCATATCAATCAGATCCGCGATTTCCGTCAGGGCGGCTATGTGACGCTGGAAGGGTATATCGTGAAGAAAGAGCAGGGTGAGCGGTATCAGTTCCGCGATAACACCGGCACGTTGCCGATTATCGCCTCGAAAAAGACATTCGGGGGCAAAACCTACACCGCCGATGACAAAGTGCGCGTGAGCGGCAAGGTGCACGGCAAAGGTGACAAAACAACTCTGCATGTGACACAGATCGACGAGCCATAATAGCGCGGGCGAGGGTAATCCTCGCCCGTTTTTCCTTAATCCTTCAGCAGAATCGCCCGGCAGGTTTTGCCCTTGATTTTACCCTGCCTGAGCTTCACCAGCGCCGCTTTGGCCTGGTTCGCCTCAATTGCCACATAGGCGTGGGTCGGCGTCAGAACGATTTTCCCTATCTGCTCGGCGCGGAAACCGGCTTCACCTGTCAGCGCGCCCAGAATATCCCCCGGACGAATTTTGGCCTTGCGGCCGCCATCGATACAGAGCGTCATCATCGCGGCAGGCAGCGGCTTGCTGCTGCCCTTTTTCAGCGTGCTGGCTGACACCCACGGCAGCTTCTGCTGCAGGAAATCCTCCAGCGCATGCGCGCGCGCCATTTCATCGGCGGCGACCAGGCTGACCGCAACGCCATGTTCACCTGCGCGAGCCGTACGGCCAATGCGGTGCAGGTGGACTTCCGGGTCCCAGGCGAGCTGATAGTTGACGACCATCGCCAGGGATTTGATGTCGAGCCCGCGCGCGGCGACATCGGTCGCCACCAGGACGCGGCCGCTACCGTTAGCAAAGCGGATCAGGACACGCTCGCGGTCGCGCTGCTCCAGATCGCCATGCAGTGGCAGGGCGCTGATATCGCGCGCGTTAAGCGCCTCAGCGACCTCGTCACATTCACGTTTGGTGTTGCAGAAGACCACGCAGGAGGAGGGTTGCTGGTCGCCCAGCAGGGCGATAAGCAGCCCCAGCTTCTCATTGTGGCTGGCTTCAAAGAACTGCTGGTCGATGTGCGGCAGTTCGCTGACATCTTCCGTGACCACGCTCAGTGCATCGCGCTGGAAGCGGGTGCTGATGGCCGAGATGGCATCGGGCCAGGTGGCAGAGAAGAGCAGTGTCTGGCGCGAGTCGGGTGTGGCTTTGATGATCGTTTCCATGTCGTTCAGGAAACCCATCTCCAGCATACGATCCGCCTCATCCAGCACCAGGGTGTTGAGCTGGTCCAGCTTGAGGTTTTCGCGGTTAATATGATCGAGGATGCGGCCCGGCGTGCCGACGACGATATGTGGCGGATGCACCAGTGAGTCGCGCTGTGCGCTCATCGGCTGCCCACCGCAAAGTGTCAGGACCTTGATGTTACGGGTGTAGCGCGCCAGCTGGCGCAGCACATTGCCTACCTGATCTGCCAGTTCACGGGTCGGGCAGAGGATCAACGCCTGGGTCTGGAAGCGGGTGCTGTCGATATGGTGCAGCAGACCAATGCCAAAGGCAGCCGTTTTGCCGCTGCCGGTTTTCGCCTGCGCGCGCACGTCGCGTCCCTGCAGGATGGCAGGCAGCGTAGCCGCCTGCACGGGCGTCATGCTGGTATAGCCCATCTCGCGCAGGTTATCGAGCTGGCTGTCGGGAAGCGAATTGAGGGTAGAAAAAGCGGTCACGGGCGCGGCCTCTGAGGCTGAAGGTGTCGGGCATTATTGCGCCGCAAGTCTGGCAGAAAGCACGCCTGACAGCAACGGGAACCTCGATGGTAAGCGTGATGAAACTATCGTCATCAGAGAGCTTAAGAATTGACTGAACTTTACAGAAAAAGGTGGTTTATTTTTATCAATCACACGGGCGAAAGGAGAGCGGGTTGATGTCAGATCCGATTTGAGGCCAGTTATCGCTTTATAAGTGGCCGTTTTTGAAAATTTATTTCATTGTTAATCAGATAACTCCCTAACTAAGCCTCCAGTAATAGAATTAATCATTAAAAAATATCGGTGCTCGTGCCGATAAAAATCCTGAGCTAATTGCTTTATATTTAGCGCGCCATATTCCTGGTACAACGACCGGTAGAGGGTATTTTCATTGAGTAATAGCATCCAGGGACCACATGAGAATGTGCTTAAAATAGTAGGCCGCGCCGTACTGACACTGCATGTTCATGGAGAGAGTTTATCTGCGGATAAGATCGCCTCCATGATCGGCTGTTATGCGGAAGATGAGCCCTGTGATCAGGAAGATCGTCGCCTATACGCGCTGGCAATGGAATTGATGTCAAAGGATAAATGGGCCAAAAGCGCGTAATCCTTACTGCGCTCAGGTAAATGCAGAGCCTCCCATCGGGAGGCTTTGTTGTTTCTGGCTGCAGGTGATTTGTGCTGCGTTGGCGGCAGGGCCGGAGTCTGACAGAAGATTGCCGCTGTGGAAGGGGGGGCTCCCCTTCCTGTACGCAGGGGAGCTGTTTGCGGCGTCTCAGGCCGGGGGCAGCGCAAACACCGGTTTACCGCGCGAGAAGGTTGCAACCACCGGCGAAATGCGCGCCACCGCTTCGGCCGAACAGCTGGCAGAGACCAGCATCATGCTTGCCTCATCACCCGGCGCGGGCCACTGGCGTTCTCCCTGTGCCGACAGCGGCAGCCGGTCGTCCGTCGCGATGGCCAGCGCCCGCGACAGCGAAAACTCATCCGATCCACGGTAGAGCTGCGCATAGAGATTTGCCTTTTCCAGCATGCTGCCGGTTCCGAATGGCGACCAGTGATCGATCACGCTGTCGGTGCCGGTCATCACCTTCACCCCGGCCGCCTGCAGTTGCGGAATCGGCATCGTGAGTTTGCCGATGGGCAGCGTCGAGGCGACGCTGAACTGCTGTTCCGCCAGCCCCTCAATCATCTTATCCAGCGCCGCGCCGTCCAGGGTCGCCAGAGCAAAACCGTGGCTCAGCGTGACCCGGCCTTTCAGCTGCGGATTTTTCGCCACGGTGTCGATCATGTAATGAATCGCCGCCACGCCCGCTGGAGAGGTTTCATGCAGATGGATGTCGACGCCGCGCTGGTAGTCGAGCGCAATCTGAAACATCGCATCCAGCGACTTCTCCATCGCGCCATCGACGTTAGTCGGGTCCAGCCCGCCGACATACCCGACGCCATGCTGCATCGCCTCGCGCATCAGCCCGTCAACCTGAGAGTGCAGCAGGCCGTGCTGCGGAAACGCCACAATCTCGCAGGGAAAGTCGGGATGCCGGGCCAGGGCCGCCTGCAGATGTTCCAGGCTCTTCAGGCCGCTGACCGGGTCGATGTTGCAGTGGCTGCGGGCGCGGGTGGATCCTCTGGCGTGCAGCAGGGCGATCAGGGCTTCGGCGCGCGCCTGGGAATGGGGCAGCAGTTGCGGGATCAGCACCTGTTCGCGTGCGATCATATCCATAATGGTTTTGCCCTGACGCGGACGCGGCGCCTGCCACGGACCGCCATAGAAGGTCTTATCCAGATGGATGTGCATATCCTGGGTTGCCGGCAGCAGCAGCGCATTCTGCGCATCCCAGGAGGGCAGCGAAGCGTCGCCCTGGCCTGCGGCGGTCAGCTGGTCAATGTTGCCGTCGCGGACGCTGATGTCGTAAAGCCCGGTCCGGGTTGCCACAATCTCATCATCCTCGCGGATAAAGCCCTCCTCCAGCCGCACGTTGCGCAGCAGATAGTGATCCTGATGGGGCAGGGCGGCAGCGGGTCGATCGGGTCCGGTGGCGGGCGACGAGGAGGCGGTCGCGGCGCTGGCCTGGCCGAGACCGGCTGCCAGCAGGCCGCCTGCGGCGGTCCAGCGAACGCTTTGTCCAAGGAAATCACGGCGGCTGGGTGAAGAGGTAATCGGCATCAGAGGCTCCTGCAAAGTGAACAAGGTTTTAATCTGACAAACGGCGGTTAACTCTGCTGCGCTATTTTCCACTGACGGCTATTCGATCTCTCACTGCCAGCGTAACTGCCCGAACGCCGCCAGCGACTCTGCCAGCTCACGCTGCAGCGGATCCTGAGGATGACGGCAGAAGAGGGCCAGCTCGAAGGTATCGATCACCGGCAGCCCCTGTTCACTGCCCAGCACCCGATGCTGCGGCAGGCGACAGCTGGCAGGCAGTAGGGTCAGGCCCAGCCCCTGCGCACTGGCCGCGGCCAGCGCAACCAGGCTGGCGCTGCTGTAGCCAATGCGCCAGCTGCGCCCCAGGGCGTCGAGCGTCTGACAGACCTCATCGCGGTAAAGCCCCTGCTGCGGAAACAGCACCAGCGGCACGGGTGTCTGCTCGAAGCAGGGCCAGGCTGCGCTGTCGAGCCACAGCAGCGGCTCGGGACGCGACGCCAGCGGCCGCTCACCGTAGGGCTGTTTGATCAGCATGATATCCAGCTCTTCCCGCTGCCAGGCGCGGCGCAGTTCCACCTGCATTCCGCTCATCACATCCAGCCGCAGCTGCGGGTGGGCGCGACTGAAGTGCGCCAGCAGGTCGGCGGTGGGCGCGGCGAAATCTTCCGGCACCCCGAGCCGCAGTACGCCGTCGCGCCACTGGTCATTGAGCACGTCATGCGCCTCCCCGTTCAGGGCGATAATCCGGCGGGCGTAGCCCAGCAGCTTCTCGCCCTCTTCGGTGATCTGCACCTGATGCGAGGAGCGAACCAGCAGTGCTTTACCGACCATCTCCTCCAGCCTTCGCACCTGCTGGCTGACGGTGGACTGCGACAGATGGACCCGGTCGGCGGCGCGGGTAAAACTGGCGGTTTCACACACCGCTACAAAGCTGAGCAGCTGCTGAGGCGTAAACATCGGATGACGATTCATTTTTCCACTACCTGGCAGAGTAATATTTCATTTCCAGATAGTAGCGACTGCTGTCAGGCTGGCAACTTTAAACTGTGTGGATCTCAGATGAACAGAGAGAACAACCTGCTGCTGGCGGCGCTGGTTCTGGCGGGGCTGAATATGCGGCCGCTGATGACCTCAGTCAGCCCGCTGCTGGATCTGCTGCGGCAGAGCATCGGCCTGTCCCCCCTGGCGGCCTCGCTGCTGCCCGCGCTGCCGATGATGATGATGGGCGTGATTGCGCTGGTCAGTGCGCCGCTGATGCAGCGATTCAGCGTGCGTAAACTGCTGACGGGCGGGTTAGGGCTGCTGCTGCTGGCGCTGGTGAGTCGCGGATTACTCAGCGACGAATATGGGCTGGTGTTGAGTACTGTTCCGGGTGGGGCGGGAATCGGCATCGTGCAGATGGCGATGCCGGGATGGATTCGCCAGCGTTTTGGCCGTCGCAGCGCCGGTGTCACCGGACTCTGGGCCGCCGCGCTGATGGGCGGCGGTGGCATAGGGGCGGCCCTTTCGCCGTGGCTGAATAGCCTGTTTGGCTGGCAGGGCGCGCTGAGCAGCTGGGCCGTGCCGGTGATGCTGGCGATCCTGCTCTGGCTGTTTATCCCCTCTGCACCGGTCGCCCAGACTGAAGAGGTCACGCTGCCGGCGCTGTGGCGCAAAACCCGGGCCTGGACGCTGGCGCTGAGCTTTGGGCTGGTCAACGGCGGTTATGCCATCTGCGTGGCCTGGCTGCCCGATTTTTATCATCAGCTCGGCTGGAGCGCCCAGGCGGGCGGGTCCCTGCTCGGTATGATGATCGGCTGTCAGGTGAGCGGCGCGTTGCTGCTGCCCCTGCTGGCGCGAGGGCGCGATCGCCGTCCGCTGTTGCTGCTGACGCTGGCGATGCAGTTCGGCGGGATGCTCGGCTTCCTGTTTGCGCCGCAGCTTGCGCCCTGGCTCTGGGCGGGTGTGGCAGGTTTCGGATTAGGCGGCGCGTTTCCGCTGGCGCTGGTGCTGGCGCTGGACCATCTGGAACAGCCGCAGGCGGGCGCACGGCTGGTGGCGTTCATGCAGGGTGTCGGGTTTATTATCGCGGGCAGCATGCCCTTTATTGCCGGGCAGCTTCATGCGCTCACCGGCGCCTTCTCCAGCGTCTGGCTGCTGCAGGCGGCGGTGACGCTGCTGCTGATTGCGCTGAACCTGCGTTTCCATCCGCGCAGCTATCAGCCCGCCTTTCCGGAGGTGAATCGCTGATTTTGGTCGGACCAATCATGACGATATTTTTCTCTGGTTCACACAACCGGAAAATAGGCGCAACTTCTGTTGCCACAGATTAACAATACATTAACTATCTGTTGCCATAAGCCCCGCAAATGCAGTTTTGGTCTGACCAATCTGCCGGGGCCGGGGCATGCAGCGCCTGCGGCTGCGTTCCACGTCACCTCTCTTCCTCTGGAGATAATGGCATGCAGATCTGGCAACAAAACTACGATCCGCTGGGTAATATCTGGCTCTCAAGCCTGATCGCGCTAATCCCGATTCTCTTTTTCTTCTTTGCGCTGATTAAGCTCAAAATGAAAGGCTACCTGGCCGCCACCACGACCGTGGTGCTGGCGCTGCTGGTGGCCCTGTTTCTCTATCAGATGCCTGCGGCACAGGCGCTGGCCGCCGTGGTCTATGGTTTTCTCTATGGGCTGTGGCCGATTGCCTGGATTATTATCTCCGCAGTCTTCGTCTACAAAATCTCGGTGAAAACCGGCCAGTTCGATATTATCCGCGCCTCTATCCTGTCGATTACGCCCGATCAGCGTCTGCAGATGCTGATTGTTGGCTTCTCGTTTGGGGCCTTTCTGGAAGGGGCGGCAGGCTTTGGTGCGCCGGTGGCGATTACCGCCGCGCTGCTGGTCGGGCTCGGTTTTAACCCGCTCTACGCCGCCGGTCTCTGTCTGATTGTGAACACCGCGCCGGTCGCCTTTGGCGCGATGGGCATCCCGATTATTGTGGCGGGGCAGGTCACCGGGCTGGACAGTTTTGCTATCGGCCAGATGGCCGGACGGCAGCTGCCGCTGCTGACCCTGATTGTGCTGTTCTGGATTATGGCGATTATGGATGGCTGGCGCGGTGTGAAAGAGACGTGGCCTGCGGTGATGGTCGCCGGCGGCTCCTTCGCCATCGCCCAGTTCCTCAGCTCTAACTTCCTCGGCCCGGAACTGCCCGACATTATCTCGTCGCTCGCCTCGCTGATTTCGCTGACGCTGTTCCTGAGGGTCTGGAAGCCGGTGCGCATTTTCCGCTTCGCAGACGCAGAGGCGAAGCCGGATGCGGCTCTGCAGCCGGTGAAGAAGTACCGGCCGGGAGAGGTGATCCGCGCCTGGATGCCGTTCCTGTTTCTGACCGCCACCGTGACGCTCTGGAGCATTCCGCCCTTTAAGGCGCTGTTCGCCAAAGGCGGCGCGCTCTATGACTGGGTGCTGGCGGTGCCGGTGCCGATGCTGAATGAGCTGGTAGCGCGGATGCCGCCGGTCGTCGGCAGCGCCACCCCCTATCCGGCCATCTATAAACTGGATCTGGTTTCCGCCACCGGCACCGCCATCCTGATTGCGGCGGTTATGGCGATGATCTTCCTGCGCATGAAGCCCAGGGCGGCCCTGCAGACTTTCGGCGAGACGCTGAAAGAGCTGGCGCTGCCTGTTTACTCTATTGGCATGGTGCTGGCCTTTGCGTTTATCTCTAACTACTCCGGCCTGTCGGCCACGCTGGCACTGGCGCTGGCGCATACCGGCCACGCCTTTACCTTCTTCTCGCCGTTCCTGGGCTGGCTGGGCGTTTTCCTGACCGGATCGGACACCTCATCGAATGCGCTGTTCGCCGCGCTGCAGGCCACCACGGCGCAGCAGATCGGGGTGCACGATGTGCTGCTGGTGGCGGCCAACACCACCGGTGGCGTGACCGGGAAGATGATCTCGCCGCAGTCCATCGCCATCG is part of the Pantoea sp. Ep11b genome and harbors:
- a CDS encoding chemotaxis protein; translated protein: MDNFQKEIDERANLALSNKFELLLFRLGSDQLKGKSELFGINVFKLREIVPMPPITKAAGMRSPLLGMASIRGQFIPVIDLPAVTGCVPETGLNLLLVTEYARNTQAFAVESVENIVRLDWSQVHTAEAGIGGRNITSIACLDSDKQSNELAMVLDVEQILYDIIPSVRGVEPEAALPRAFPYRPGAVAIVAEDSKVARQLLEQGLKSMGIPALMFNTGLDAWEKIKLMNQEAQAAGESIRDKIALVLTDLEMPEMDGFTLTRNIKRDPTLKTLPVVIHSSLSGSANEDHVRKVGADGYVAKFELNELSDVIFNVLDAAR
- a CDS encoding YgiW/YdeI family stress tolerance OB fold protein, whose amino-acid sequence is MKKVILASLLVLMSAGVSAEEGGFKAGDTPPPQHKQDAGYKGSEDTGQTHINQIRDFRQGGYVTLEGYIVKKEQGERYQFRDNTGTLPIIASKKTFGGKTYTADDKVRVSGKVHGKGDKTTLHVTQIDEP
- the dbpA gene encoding ATP-dependent RNA helicase DbpA → MTAFSTLNSLPDSQLDNLREMGYTSMTPVQAATLPAILQGRDVRAQAKTGSGKTAAFGIGLLHHIDSTRFQTQALILCPTRELADQVGNVLRQLARYTRNIKVLTLCGGQPMSAQRDSLVHPPHIVVGTPGRILDHINRENLKLDQLNTLVLDEADRMLEMGFLNDMETIIKATPDSRQTLLFSATWPDAISAISTRFQRDALSVVTEDVSELPHIDQQFFEASHNEKLGLLIALLGDQQPSSCVVFCNTKRECDEVAEALNARDISALPLHGDLEQRDRERVLIRFANGSGRVLVATDVAARGLDIKSLAMVVNYQLAWDPEVHLHRIGRTARAGEHGVAVSLVAADEMARAHALEDFLQQKLPWVSASTLKKGSSKPLPAAMMTLCIDGGRKAKIRPGDILGALTGEAGFRAEQIGKIVLTPTHAYVAIEANQAKAALVKLRQGKIKGKTCRAILLKD
- a CDS encoding amidohydrolase family protein, with translation MPITSSPSRRDFLGQSVRWTAAGGLLAAGLGQASAATASSSPATGPDRPAAALPHQDHYLLRNVRLEEGFIREDDEIVATRTGLYDISVRDGNIDQLTAAGQGDASLPSWDAQNALLLPATQDMHIHLDKTFYGGPWQAPRPRQGKTIMDMIAREQVLIPQLLPHSQARAEALIALLHARGSTRARSHCNIDPVSGLKSLEHLQAALARHPDFPCEIVAFPQHGLLHSQVDGLMREAMQHGVGYVGGLDPTNVDGAMEKSLDAMFQIALDYQRGVDIHLHETSPAGVAAIHYMIDTVAKNPQLKGRVTLSHGFALATLDGAALDKMIEGLAEQQFSVASTLPIGKLTMPIPQLQAAGVKVMTGTDSVIDHWSPFGTGSMLEKANLYAQLYRGSDEFSLSRALAIATDDRLPLSAQGERQWPAPGDEASMMLVSASCSAEAVARISPVVATFSRGKPVFALPPA
- a CDS encoding LysR family transcriptional regulator; the protein is MNRHPMFTPQQLLSFVAVCETASFTRAADRVHLSQSTVSQQVRRLEEMVGKALLVRSSHQVQITEEGEKLLGYARRIIALNGEAHDVLNDQWRDGVLRLGVPEDFAAPTADLLAHFSRAHPQLRLDVMSGMQVELRRAWQREELDIMLIKQPYGERPLASRPEPLLWLDSAAWPCFEQTPVPLVLFPQQGLYRDEVCQTLDALGRSWRIGYSSASLVALAAASAQGLGLTLLPASCRLPQHRVLGSEQGLPVIDTFELALFCRHPQDPLQRELAESLAAFGQLRWQ
- a CDS encoding cyanate transporter, which produces MNRENNLLLAALVLAGLNMRPLMTSVSPLLDLLRQSIGLSPLAASLLPALPMMMMGVIALVSAPLMQRFSVRKLLTGGLGLLLLALVSRGLLSDEYGLVLSTVPGGAGIGIVQMAMPGWIRQRFGRRSAGVTGLWAAALMGGGGIGAALSPWLNSLFGWQGALSSWAVPVMLAILLWLFIPSAPVAQTEEVTLPALWRKTRAWTLALSFGLVNGGYAICVAWLPDFYHQLGWSAQAGGSLLGMMIGCQVSGALLLPLLARGRDRRPLLLLTLAMQFGGMLGFLFAPQLAPWLWAGVAGFGLGGAFPLALVLALDHLEQPQAGARLVAFMQGVGFIIAGSMPFIAGQLHALTGAFSSVWLLQAAVTLLLIALNLRFHPRSYQPAFPEVNR
- the lldP gene encoding L-lactate permease gives rise to the protein MQIWQQNYDPLGNIWLSSLIALIPILFFFFALIKLKMKGYLAATTTVVLALLVALFLYQMPAAQALAAVVYGFLYGLWPIAWIIISAVFVYKISVKTGQFDIIRASILSITPDQRLQMLIVGFSFGAFLEGAAGFGAPVAITAALLVGLGFNPLYAAGLCLIVNTAPVAFGAMGIPIIVAGQVTGLDSFAIGQMAGRQLPLLTLIVLFWIMAIMDGWRGVKETWPAVMVAGGSFAIAQFLSSNFLGPELPDIISSLASLISLTLFLRVWKPVRIFRFADAEAKPDAALQPVKKYRPGEVIRAWMPFLFLTATVTLWSIPPFKALFAKGGALYDWVLAVPVPMLNELVARMPPVVGSATPYPAIYKLDLVSATGTAILIAAVMAMIFLRMKPRAALQTFGETLKELALPVYSIGMVLAFAFISNYSGLSATLALALAHTGHAFTFFSPFLGWLGVFLTGSDTSSNALFAALQATTAQQIGVHDVLLVAANTTGGVTGKMISPQSIAIACAAVGLVGKESDLFRFTVKHSLIFTCMVGVITTLQAYVFPWMIP